From one Lolium rigidum isolate FL_2022 chromosome 4, APGP_CSIRO_Lrig_0.1, whole genome shotgun sequence genomic stretch:
- the LOC124647160 gene encoding glucose and ribitol dehydrogenase homolog — protein sequence MASQQFPPQKQDSQPGKEHVMDPRPEAIIKNYKAANKLQGKVALVTGGDSGIGRAVCMCFAMEGATVAFTYLKGHEDKDAEETLHALRDIKSRVGGGGGDPMALPADLGYEENCRKVVEEVANAHGGRIDILVNNAAEQYVRPCITDITEQDLDRVFRTNIYSFFFMAKYAVKRMKERGGGGSIINTTSVNAYKGNTTLLDYTATKGAIVAFTRALSMQLAEQGIRVNGVAPGPIWTPLIPASFPEEKVKQFGSEVPMKRAGQPSEVAPCFVFLASEQDSSYMSGQVLHPNGGVVVNG from the exons ATGGCGTCCCAGCAGTTCCCACCGCAGAAGCAGGACTCGCAGCCCGGCAAGGAGCACGTCATGGACCCCCGTCCAGAGGCCATCATCAAGAACTACAAAGCCGCCAACAAGCTCCAG GGCAAGGTGGCGCTGGTGACCGGCGGCGACTCGGGCATCGGGCGCGCGGTGTGCATGTGCTTCGCTATGGAGGGCGCCACGGTAGCCTTCACGTACCTCAAGGGGCACGAGGACAAGGACGCGGAGGAGACCCTGCACGCGCTCCGCGACATCAAGtcccgcgtcggcggcggcggcggcgaccccaTGGCACTCCCCGCCGACCTGGGCTACGAGGAGAACTGCCGCAAGGTGGTCGAGGAGGTGGCCAACGCGCACGGCGGCCGCATCGACATCCTGGTGAACAACGCGGCAGAGCAGTACGTGCGGCCCTGCATCACGGACATCACGGAGCAGGACCTGGACCGGGTGTTCCGCACCAACATCTACTCCTTCTTCTTCATGGCCAAGTACGCCGTGAAGCGCATgaaggagcgcggcggcggcgggagcatcATCAACACCACCTCCGTCAACGCGTACAAGGGCAACACCACGCTGCTGGACTACACGGCCACCAAGGGCGCCATCGTGGCCTTCACGCGCGCGCTGTCGATGCAGCTGGCGGAGCAGGGCATCCGGGTCAACGGCGTGGCGCCGGGGCCGATCTGGACGCCGCTGATCCCGGCGTCGTTCCCGGAGGAGAAGGTGAAGCAGTTCGGGTCGGAGGTGCCGATGAAGCGCGCGGGCCAGCCCAGCGAGGTCGCGCCATGCTTCGTCTTCCTCGCCAGCGAGCAGGACTCCTCCTACATGTCCGGACAGGTCCTCCACCCCAACG GTGGCGTCGTCGTCAATGGCTAA